The sequence AGCAGAAACTGACACGCGCATGCGTCCGGGAGGAGAAGCTGAGCGCCGGACAGATAATGCGCGCGTGAACGAGAGCCGGTGTTAGTCTTTTCTGGACACCAATGGTGAAGAGGTGAGTTTcgttattttgattgttttaattATATACGTGTGCATTATTGCGTATTGTGATGCAGATCGGTTTAATTATTGATATGTGGTGTGTCAGACATCATGTCTGCATCCTGCTGCTCGTGCTGAGGCTGATTTATGGCGCGCAAACTGCGAGCATTCCCcatacaaataaaatgaacatAAATCAGAAACGTAAATTTAATAGAATGTCggtgtgtataaatataatcATGATTTAATAAAggaattgaagtccattatgaataatgaaataatgTCTATAATGAAAGAGGAATAATGTAAAGGGATTTGACAGCTGATGTGACTAATTAAAGCAGACATTATGTGCATGCCTCTATCCTGTGCATTTGGCCTTAATTTAttaatactataaaaaaaaacgtaataaACTGTTcctaaatgattattattataaaaaaaatagctgcATGAATAAACAGAATCATGTGTGGTGTTGATCTCAGGTGTTCTGCTGTAATTGGTCTCGCTGGATATCAGTGTTTGCTGTACGTCTCCTGTGGATTGTGGCATGCAGGCCTTTTTCCTACCTGGAGGGCTGCTTAAATTAATTAAGCATGATTAAGCATTACAACTGTTAAATGTGTACTTGTGTTGCACAGATAATGTTCTCACTTGTGTGAAAGCATTTTGGTGAACTGAAAGTTGTGTCTTTAGCTCATGGGCTCTGAATTGGTGGAGATGGGAAAACGTCCACCGGAGAATGATGAAAACACCACCGGAGTGCAGAATACCGGCCCCGACGCTCACACGTCGGGAAGTGTGAGCACTCAAACCCTCGGCTCGTTTAATGCTCCCTCAAACGCCTGTTGCTTCTGCTGGTGCTGCTGCTGCAGCTGCTCCTGGTGAGAAAACGCTTATCTTTAAATGATTCACATGAACGAGAGCATAGACTTACATGACGGATTGTTTCAAATGAGACTGTTCAAACTTCAGTAGCAACTGCAGACAGAAGTTACTTCTCTCACTGAATGGCATATACACCGattaggcataacattatgagcaccttcctaatattgtgttggtcccccttttgctgccaaatcagccctgacccgtcaaggcttggactcctctagaccccctgaaggtgtgctgtgggaTCTGCACCAAGATCtttcctttaagtcctgtaagatgtgaggtggagcctccatggatcggacttgtttgttcagcacatcccacagatgctcgattggattgagatctggggaattttggaggtcaagtcaacacctcaaactcattgttgtgctcctcaaaccattcctgaaccatttctgctttgtgtaaggagcattatcctgccgaaagaggccacagccaccagggaatactgtttccatgaaagggtgtacatggtctcaacaatgcttaggtaggtggtacgtgtcacaGTAACATCAACAtagatggcaggacccaaggtttcccagcagaacattgcccaaagcatcacactgcctccgccggcttgccttcttcccatagtgcatcctggtgccatgtgttccccaggtaagcgacgcacatgCACCCGGCTATCCACGTGATGtagaagaaaacatgattcatcagaccaggccaccttcttccattgctccgtggtccagttctgatgctcacgtgtccactgttggctctttcggcggtggacaggggtcagcatgggcaccctgactggtctacagctccatacgcaacaaactgatgcactgtgtattctgacacctttctatcagaaccagcattaacttctggagcagtttgagctacaggagctcgtctgtaggatcggaccacacgggccagccttcaatGAGtctcggccgcccatgaccctgtctccagttcaccactgttccttccttggagcacttttgatagatactgaccactgcagaccgggaacaccccagtAGAGCTGCAGTTTTAgagatgctctgatccagtcgtctagccatctcAAATTAGCTCTTGTCAAACTTgctcaaatccttatgcttgcccatttttcctgcttctaacacatcaactttgaggacaaaatgttcacttgctgccgaATATATCCACCAactaacaggtgctgtgatgaagagatgatcagtgttattctCTTCATCTGTCAGtcctcataatgttatgcctgattgatATAGATGTcaattaaagagatagttcacgaTTCAAAGGTTTTTCGATGTCATTCAAGAATTGAAAACCTTTCTACCGGCCAATGATGATTCAGAAAGAAAACGTGCCGTATGTCTACTGTTGCTATTGTAACGAACGCCACTTTTCCGCTCATCTGATTGACAGATAATCTGCACACGCTCTTATTTCAGTGTTGTTGTTAATGTTGTGGTTATTTCAGCAAACAATGTGCTTCATATGCTTTTGCTCGAGTTATCAAGATATTTCAATGTACAAATAAGCTTTTCTTCGAATCCTCTGTCCTTGTTTTCTTCCCTCTGATCCTAAGGGGTTTAAGTTTATTCAGTGCACTGAAGCCTCTCCTCCACTGACATCCATTaaacatcctttttttttttttgccttgcCTTAAAGGGGCAccttaaagattttttttttttttttttgaggtaaATGAGTTTTACGAAGTAAACAAAGTTTTTTTGCAGCACATTTTTAAGAGAACTCAAGAATAAGTAGCGTGGTTGTGAGATGTTTCACTTGAGAGTACAGGTGTGTTAGAAAACTTCATTAAGGCTAATGTAGACTGAGCTTTGAAGTGTGCATCTTCTTCCTCTCCTGAGACATACAGATGTCACATGGTGCacacaaaaaacatgtttttataatgtgtgtttgtgtagtcTTACAGTACGCTCTGCTAAGGAGGAAAGAATTATGACAACGATCTCAGAAGAACAAGAGGAGGCTGATATCAACCAGATGTAagttaaaaattttaaatattgcacaaaaaaagtaaagaaCTTTTAAGAACATGGTCATGACATGcctttttattactttaatatGTTCCCTAAGGTTTAattataatgtttaaaatattagacATTTTTCCAACCCTCATTTTGCCTAGTGGTTGGCATTTTGATTCATCCCAGAGACTGGAGTCTCTCGAATGACAACAAAGCAGAAATACAAAGTTCtctcatgaaactctagatggcgcaggctgatagATCCTcaactcaatctgcttgcaatcacatcattgtctatagggcacagctgattggttcctgctgtatcagtagccaatgagctcgctgctcaaccttcaaatactagGTTAGCATTTGCTGTAGCGACGTCACAAGGTGGAGGAAGTAGAAAAGACATTTTGGCGGCTTGGTTTCAACAAGTACGATTTCTACAACGAAGAAGAATTTTAGAGGTCTGAAACTTAGTCAAAGGATCAaagaaaaactgtattttcatgtCATGACCTCTTTTTACTTAACCTTCTAACCTTTCAATAAATACAGTTGCAACCCTTTGTGAAACTTTGTATGTACCTTGAAGTTCTGGTCATAAAATGTGATCTAATTTTCAACTAAATCACAACAATAGACAATTACAGTCTATCTTAAATAACACATAAGACCTTGTCTTTATTGGACACACAGTGTACACATGCATGGTGCTCCTACTCTGGCACAGGTGTATATCTAAAGGCAGAGGAATTGTGGGAGGACTGAGCGCCACAACAAAGGTGTAGCCAATCGGCATTAGGAGGCTAAGATggtggaggagagagagtgagcaagagggagaactgaagaaagactgttgaaagagagatgagagacaatacaaaagagaaaaTCTCAGAGGAACATCACTGGAGAAAGACGGTTATGGtcaggcaagagctttaggGCCTGCGTTAATATTAGAGAGACCTatgcgggaaggcctgaaaatgtACGCTGAGCTCGCTTGTTGTTTTTGCTCTATACGGGAGTAACGTTGGTTCTGCGGTTTCACAGTTACCAACTCTTGCTTTATTAACTcttcatttttttgtgcttccttgtcatttGTTCATTAACTTCGCATTATTGTGCTTCGCTCCTGCTATGATagacatccactcttgcattgcatgtgtaacagaggccagctgGTGAGAGCTGTGCAGATAAACTTCACtgccctgatctcaagaggtgcGCTGGCGACTGATGCAAGAGAATGTGGtgtttagcgtccttgttagtgcCTCGCATGTGGCGATCGGGGTTCGAGACTGGTTAGGAGCGGGCGGTAAAGTGTTTGTGAATCTTGGAGGCGAGGCAATGAATAGagtgtttgggttgatttcatatatcaacagtgttcaacaacAATTCTGGGAGATcgcatactgcacctttaaagtctATACTACCCATAGATTGTCCTCAAGAGACATTTTGTGACTTTGTGGAGCTGGCTCTTCAACTAAGTGGATCCCCTTTACAGTTGGTGAGGTAAAGGACGTCAGTCCCAAGTTCACTCCTGCCACAGAACTGCCCAGAGTATTTGTCCATTACAGAGGCCCGTGCTTGTTCTGGAGCCAGTGCCAGTCACTTTCCCCATCCTTAAAACCCAGCCTGGCAAAACTGTTCTCACTGGTAATGACGGAACTTGcaaccatagttcgctttgggaaacgctcCCCTGTTCGGCTTGATAGACTCCCTGGTTCCCCCAAGATTCCTAACCTCCTTTGGCTCAAAATTTTTTATGGAACCCATTCAATATGTTCGTTTTCAGAAATTTAACCACAGAGCATTTACTTTGGGAAACCATTCTGAAACATCTTAAAAAGAAAGATTCAGCAGTGAAATACGAATTGCCCTCCATTAACAATTACTGATGGTTTGTTGAGACGCTTGCCTTTTTTTCTCCTTTGATGAACCCCTTGCAACAACAGAGCTATAGGTCAGAAAGTGGTTCATGACGGCCTTTATAGTGTGTTAATTTGTAAAGCTGTATACCTTTAGAGAAACCTTTTCCAACAGTTCACAGTGTTCAACAGTTTTTATAGGGCAAGGTGGCTCTGAGCAACACCTCTAATCTCGTCTCATTAATTTGACACCTGTTCGCTTTTAGAGAATTCATTAGCCTTAACTAACTTTTCCTCCCTGTGTGGTGAATATTTCCACTGTGTGTTCAATAAAGTCATGAACATGTATCGATAGTATGTTACATATTAAAGCAGACACCTTTATGTAAATCCAAGGGGTCAGATATATTTTCCTGCAACCGTTTAAAGGATTACTTCAgattgtctttctttcttcagtcgaaaagaaatgaatgtttttgatgaaaacattccaggatttttctccatatagtggacttcactggggttcaacgggttgaaggtccaaatatcagtttcagtgcagcttcaaagagctctacatgatcccagactcttattcctcgtctgggatcatgtagagctctttgaagctgcactgaaactgacacttggaccttcaacccgttgaaccccagtgaagtccactatatggagaaaaatcctggaatgttttcatcaaaaacattcatttcttttcgactgaagaaagaaagacatgaacatcttggatgacatggaggtgaggaaattatcaggaaatttgaagtctcaagtgaactaatcctttaactctttcaccaccattgacagaattttccagcaatccatgttttcactgttatatggtagggggcgctgATACGCATCTTTCTTTCCTGGTCTCACCTCTTCTACAGGCCTCAGCTCACTCTGGAGGAGGTTCGCGCATGGGGAGAGTCATTTGAGCGCTTAATAAAAAGTGCACAAGGTCGTGCACACTTCCAACAGTTTCTGAAGACTGAGTTTAGTGAAGAAAACCTGAACTTCTGGCTCGTCTGTGAGAGTCTAAAGAAAGAGACCAACAAAACCACGGTAGAACAGACTGTGAAACAAATATTTGAGGACTACGTCTCTGTATTGTCACCTAAAGAGGTATATATGCTCATTTCCACATCTGAATTTTTGCCTATactgttgttaaatattattatctTTGTCTCCATTATATACATACACCCAATGATGTTCCAAAACATCTTGGTTACGTATGTAATCTGATTCCCTGAAGAGGAAACATGATGCTGTTTCTGTAGCTAATGTTCTGGGAACTTCTACCACGTTGACGATTGTTTAAAGACTGTATAGAATCATGACAATTCATTGGCTACGTAATCAACAACTTCTAAGCATGATCAAACAGATAAAATCATAGAAGCAGCTGATATCCCTCAATTCTAATTTGAGAATTTGATAAGAGTATACAACATAATTTGCTTCCATTTTGGCCAATTGGGCAAGTTTCAAACCAGGTTCTTAACCCTAGACTTTGCAGACAGTCAGTCTGTTccaatacaaaaatatatagatttatCAAAATTTTTGTTTTCACAATAAAGCAAAGATTCTAAATCGTTAATTGGTGACACCTGGCCCTTGTAGAAGCAATTCAACTCAGCAGTTTTTGGAACAGAACCACAAGTTATCCATGATTACCTCATCTGGAAACCTGTGTTTGTATGTCTAGGTGAGTCTGGACTCACGTGTGCGAGAAGTGATCAACAGCAACATGCAGGAACCCTCATCATGCACGTTTGACGAGGCACAGCAGCAGATCTACATGCTCATGCAGCGAGACTCCTACCCACGATACATGAACTCCAGCATGTACGCAGAACTCATACAGAGCCTTGAAGAGCCCACTGAGTCCTAACATAAACACATGAATGTACAAAATTCAGACACAGGCCTAACACACTTCCCTGTAGACCTGGTAGATCCctttggccctgtttacacGTACCTTTCATCCCAGGTGATCGGGTCGGCCAAGTCAGATCGGCATGCGCATCTGGTATTTACACGATTCTCGAATGCATCTCCCTTGACTAGTTGTTATTGAGTTTAGTTGACAGAAGGGTCTCCGATTATGTGCTACATACATCATAGTTACAGCCACAACATCAAAACGCATGCCTAATATTGTGTCGGTCCCCCAAAACTGCTCTGATGCATCGAAGCATAGACTCCTCAAGACCTCTGAATGTGTCCtgtggttcaggaatggtttgagagttcaaggtgttgccttggcctccaaattccccagatctcaatccaattgagcatctaTGGGAAGTTATGGACCAACATATCTGATCCACGGAAGCCCCCCTCACAGGACCCAAAGGACCATGTTTTGGTGCCACAAACCAAAGATGGAAACTCTTGGACTCGAGtcctacttaaagggttagttcacccaaaaatgaaaattctgtcattaattactcaccctcatgtcgttccacacccataagaccttcgttcatcttcagaacacaaatgaagatatttttgtgaaatcagatggctcagtgaggcctgcattgagagcaagATCATTTAGACTTTTGaacatccagaaaggtactaaagataaaacagtcatgtgactacaatggttcaaccttaatgaagcgtcgagaatactttttgtgcaccaaaaaaataacgtctttattcaacaatataatAGAGAAgggtgatttcaaaatactgcttcaaagctttacaaatcctttgttacgaatcagtggttcggagactgattaatttattgcatgttacgcccaaaacacacccatgactcattaagagatgAGGTAAAACCCTTTTAGATCGTGTGCCTGGTGCACTGACCATTTTTTCCCgtcattaaactagcaaaagtggattcggacatgaCCTAAGTGCACCTGTGCCATgtgtttagatcgttaaaatagggccctttgTGTGCTTTATTAGACATTTTTGAAGTAGAAATCACTTTTGATATTTCTAAACTTGCTGAAAGAACTATTGCTAAAAATAGAACAAAGGCTTTAGACTTGACTTCGCCTTTAGGGACCTGTGAACACTTCTGCCACAAACCACCAGACACGTCCAGAGGTCTTCTGGAGTCCATGACGTGATGCACCAGAGCTGTTCTGAAAGCACACGACCTACACAATATTATGCTGTGGCTGATCAGTATACTATATATTGGGATAAAAAGTGTCATTTTTGATGTTAAAATAGTATCATTTTTTTAAGCATCCCAGCCACCCCGGCCACGAACAAATGGCGGATGTTTGGTGCAGGAATGTTTGTCTGACTCATGTCAGATTGGAATGtttgcatttaataatttagcaCACCCCAGTCCTCATGACCTCCCAGAATGCTTTAGTTTTCTCCCTATTCAACACATTAAGAAGTGTTTTAATTAGTGAGACATCTAAAACATTCTGCGAGGCGACAGGACTGATGCTCTGAAACACTGATGCCAGACATTGCCAACATTTTCTGTTAAGTCTTGTCCAAATACAGCACTACCGTGATgacgtatttttgtaggccatcCCGGAAGTGAGCATCACACTGGTTCCCTCGAGAAAATCCCAATAGGAGTTTACCATTGTCTTTTGGATTATTCCAGAAAATAAGGTCTGTATGATGATTATTGCACATTTTGTTCATCGTGttaatcttcacaaatgaacacatcttatgaattttgaagcgtAAATACAATCGGCAGAAGTCAAAAGCTAAAgttgcattaaattaaattacattaaagttggagttagaatagtttgcaagagcaCAAACACAATGAGGCTGTGAAAGTGAGTAGTGAGCTTGAGCTTGTGTTCATCATAAACCTTATTTTAACCAAAAACTCATTCAAAAAAAACCTCTGACTTCAGGATGATGGAATCGGAAATGCTAAAATACGCGTTTCCGGGTTTTAGCCTACTAAAATACATCATCCCTGGACCACTCTATATATGTTACTCAGACAGAAGTGCTATTAAAAAAGTTGTTGCATTGTTCATAGttcaatttttatttcaaataagaTATTCTCCTATTTCTGTCTGCATGGATATACACTTCAAATAGCAGAACCGTAATTGTGCCTTACCTCACATACTAGGATAGGCTagaaaattataaaattgtcattaaaaacTGGTGCTTTCAATTAGTTTCAGTCTGGATGATTTCAAATTTATATGTGAAATAAGAAGAATAGATCTTACACCTACACACACCAAAGCATCGATCTACGGAAATCAACTCAACATTTCATCTGTCTAGGATttgatatgtttttaaatgcaaataatgcatttgatgaatttatgtataCTGTATAAACTGTACAAAAAAGAGATAAATAACAATAAAGTAAagtaaacacaaacaaactgttttAATGTCCCATTAATCTAGCATACAATCTTTGATTTGAAAATAGACAGTCACATCTGGAAATGGGAATTAAGTTTAACCTAATTTTAACACTGTAAGGACAGTTTGAGGTTTCAAGAGATCTGCTCATAATCACAATTAAACAATGTTTGGCGGTCAAaagttatatatacagtacagtggGCTACACAAATAtcggcacccttggtaaataggagcaaaaatgactgaaaaattGCAATTTCTCCTCTTAgtctttcattcaaaatattcacaaaaacagtttgcacttattaaaaagtatatattaagtatattattttcataataaatactctTCAGTTCACGCTGGGTTTGGAAGTAACTGAGTCAAATGTCCAATTAGagtataaatgatttattgattgattggaGGAAGCTGCTTCTCAATAAACTGTTTGATATCCATCATTTCCTGAAAGAAAAGGAGAAGGGAATCAGTTGAAAGTGTGTTTCATGTTTCAATTAATGCATTTCTACAGTTATCAACATTGAAAATctagttgttgtttttatttttttactatacATCTATAACACTATATTTTGTGTTATACGACCTAAAAAGCTCTTTTCCGACTGTTGTATTCAATCTCTTGATATTTGttccctcttttggaaagtcgTTGAAACACTACCATAGATTCTTTTCTTTAGCTGTTGGAGCAAATGGGAACGCAAAAAAAATGGAACagaaaaatgttatttgctGTCATCTCTCGTTCACCTCTATAGAAGTTTATGATGGCTTCTGCCATCAAGTGTCCGAAATACAATCAATGAATGCGTTCAattgctctgttccaaaacataGCGAGCTTTCTATGTAGGAAGCAATTTAAGGCTGTTGTCCAGAATTATGTAATTATTACTGAAACACAGGGCtatattatggaagcttgtttctgccactaaaataaaaaataaaaaaggtaattgcgactttttatctcacaattctgacttcttttctcacagttgcgagaaatagtcagaattgcatgttataaactcccaattctgactttatatctcccaattctgactttatatcacgcaattcagactttataactcacaattctgactttatatcacgcaattcagactttataactcgcaattctgactttatatctcgcaattcagactttatatcacgcaattcagactttataactcgcaattctgactttatatctcgcgattctgactttatatctcgcgattctgactttatatctcgcgattcagactttatatctcgcaattcagactttatatcacgcaattcagactttataactcccaattctgactttatatcacgcaattcagactttataactcgcaattcagactttataactcgcaattcagactttataactcgcaattcagactttataactcgcaattcagactttataactcgcaattctgactttatatctcgcaattcagactttatatcacgcaattcagactttataactcgcaattctgactttatatctcgcaattcagactttataactcccaattctgactttatatcacgcaattcagactttataactcgcaattcagactttataactcgcaattctgactttatatcacgcaattcaaactttataactcgcaattcagactttatatctcgcaattcagactttataactcgcaattcagactttataactcgcaattcagactttataactcccaattctgactttatatcacgcaattctgactttatatcaattctgactttatatcccaattctgactttatatcacgcaattataAAGTCAaatctcgcgattctgactttatatctcgcaattctgactttatatcacacaattcagactttataactcccaattcagactttataactcgcaattcagactttataactcgcaattcagactttataactcccaattctgactttatatcacgcaattctgactttatatcacgcaattataAAGTCAaatctcgcgattctgactttataactcgcaattctgactttatatctcgcgattctgactttataactcgcgattctgactttatatctcgcaattctgactttatatctcacaattctgactttatatctcacaatcctgactttatatctcgcgattctgactttatatctcacaattcaaaaCTGAGTGGAGAAACAGAACAGAATGTCAAAATAAGGTCCAGATAACAGAACATACACCTCATAATACCCTTAAACGTTGAAGTGATGCTATGAAAAAGATATCGCTTTCTTCTTCTTACAACAATTTCTTTCACAAATATATGACTTGAGCTGAAGAAGGACAGACGCAGGTAATCGTACGCGCTCAGTCGATCTCTCTCTCGTTTAGTGCAAATCTATGAAACCTCTGTAAGTCTTAAGTGAAAAATGGTTTGGATACTGCCTTAGAGAGCTTCCTATGCAGACACTACTTAATAGAGAGGCCACTCATTCGATTTTGGAACAGAGATAATGTTTATCTTGGTTTATGCAAACCTCaggacatgcactgtgagccaTCCCAGGATATGTTTTAAAGGTGATATTGGAGGGGTTCAGCATCATTTTGAGTTTCTCTACAGTGAGACTGCCAAAAATAAGGGGAACCAGAGGATCTTCTTCGCCGTGACACTGCAGCACCGATATGTCCTTATTACTGCTTATCACTGACTACAGAATAGAGACAGCATTAGAATGAG is a genomic window of Megalobrama amblycephala isolate DHTTF-2021 linkage group LG3, ASM1881202v1, whole genome shotgun sequence containing:
- the LOC125265866 gene encoding regulator of G-protein signaling 20 yields the protein MGSELVEMGKRPPENDENTTGVQNTGPDAHTSGSVSTQTLGSFNAPSNACCFCWCCCCSCSCLTVRSAKEERIMTTISEEQEEADINQMPQLTLEEVRAWGESFERLIKSAQGRAHFQQFLKTEFSEENLNFWLVCESLKKETNKTTVEQTVKQIFEDYVSVLSPKEVSLDSRVREVINSNMQEPSSCTFDEAQQQIYMLMQRDSYPRYMNSSMYAELIQSLEEPTES